One part of the Mangrovibacillus cuniculi genome encodes these proteins:
- a CDS encoding helix-turn-helix transcriptional regulator, translating into MENTIKKYREQLGLSQGSLAERCEVSRQTINAIENNKYDPSLQLAFDIARVLGVSMEELFKP; encoded by the coding sequence ATGGAAAATACTATTAAAAAATATCGCGAACAACTCGGACTTTCTCAAGGGAGTCTGGCGGAGCGATGTGAAGTTAGCAGGCAGACGATTAACGCGATTGAGAACAATAAGTATGACCCGAGTTTGCAGTTGGCTTTTGATATTGCGCGAGTGCTTGGTGTTTCGATGGAAGAGTTGTTCAAACCTTAG
- a CDS encoding phosphotransferase family protein gives MIQQILAQWQLDVTDIRGVEDSHSSTVYQCTLASGQQVFVKIPFSKVKFERELETYRLLEGRVPIPELLDVWDGNDDSPGAFLLSKVEGEPLVMGVDPRLAYQVGALHASLHSVTPRVNETIDNEFDKWAEFVDEKFYLFAEAVVQVLDEKTYRQSITLFEAWKKELPAPDGPAFLHMDFRPANILVNGDVVTGVIDFESVRFGSTEVDFTKIHRDFLSLDPMNTQEFRKGYESVRPMIELDVVLPFYQFTDAFNSMGWCVQRGLEKHRGFYEQNEGILRGLLAK, from the coding sequence ATGATTCAGCAGATTTTAGCGCAGTGGCAGCTAGACGTTACGGACATTCGGGGTGTGGAGGATTCGCACAGTTCGACGGTGTATCAGTGTACTTTAGCTAGTGGCCAGCAAGTGTTTGTGAAGATTCCGTTTAGTAAAGTGAAGTTTGAACGAGAGCTGGAGACTTACCGTTTGTTAGAAGGCCGCGTGCCGATTCCAGAGTTGTTGGATGTGTGGGATGGGAATGATGATTCTCCCGGGGCTTTTTTGCTGTCGAAAGTAGAGGGCGAACCGCTGGTGATGGGTGTGGACCCTCGTCTTGCGTACCAAGTTGGGGCACTGCATGCTTCTTTGCATAGCGTGACTCCGAGGGTGAATGAAACAATAGATAATGAGTTTGATAAGTGGGCGGAATTTGTGGATGAGAAGTTTTATTTATTCGCGGAAGCCGTTGTGCAGGTGTTGGATGAGAAGACGTACAGGCAATCTATTACTCTTTTTGAAGCGTGGAAAAAAGAGCTTCCCGCTCCGGATGGGCCAGCGTTTTTACATATGGATTTCCGTCCGGCGAACATTCTGGTTAACGGCGACGTCGTGACTGGTGTAATCGACTTCGAAAGTGTGCGGTTTGGTTCTACGGAAGTGGACTTTACGAAGATCCATCGCGACTTTTTGAGTTTAGATCCTATGAATACGCAGGAGTTTCGCAAGGGCTACGAAAGTGTGCGGCCGATGATTGAACTGGATGTGGTGCTACCTTTCTATCAATTTACCGATGCGTTTAATAGTATGGGTTGGTGTGTGCAGCGCGGGTTGGAGAAGCATAGGGGTTTTTATGAGCAGAATGAGGGGATTTTGCGTGGGTTGTTGGCGAAGTGA
- the abc-f gene encoding ribosomal protection-like ABC-F family protein yields the protein MNEWLKLHNVSYTVEGETILENVNLSVKQGDVVGLIGKNGAGKSTLLRMLKGDLLPTKGDLSEVVSGLQVYLVEQFTEKKGEFQHLSGGEKRKISLSKGFSNNADILLLDEPTNHLDEKALQVLMDQIKKYEGTVIIVSHDRFFLDQITKTIWSIEDKRIREYKGNYSDFAHQRKQERQAQARAYEKQQKKIARMEGQMNELTNWSHKAHAQSTKQEGYKEYYRVKAKRMDAQVKSKRKRLENELAKESVDRLQADYEVSFAFSANNKVGKRFLQVTNVAKRFGERVLFENLNETVKYGEKIGIVGPNGSGKTTLLRGILGNEEMDGDIWISPAAKIGYISQEITDLPLDKTPAEWFYQESYEKKGKVQNMMKHLGFSARQWEEPFGEMSMGERMKCKLMEHLLDEKDVLVLDEPTNHLDLESREQLEETLEQYTGTLLIVSHDRYFMDKVTTEKWLLQDGRIVKQSTLEIASVDDVQERKMRLETERQEVLGKLSFAAPGSQEYQALDKRFSELMEELKGLSL from the coding sequence ATGAACGAATGGCTAAAACTACACAATGTTTCCTACACCGTTGAGGGTGAAACGATTTTAGAGAATGTTAATTTGTCGGTGAAACAAGGAGATGTAGTAGGTCTCATTGGGAAGAATGGTGCCGGCAAGTCTACTCTTCTACGAATGTTGAAGGGCGATTTGCTGCCAACGAAAGGTGATCTATCCGAGGTTGTGTCCGGATTACAAGTGTACCTGGTGGAACAATTTACTGAGAAAAAGGGCGAGTTTCAACATCTTAGTGGCGGCGAAAAGCGAAAGATCAGCTTATCTAAAGGGTTCTCCAACAATGCAGATATCTTATTACTAGATGAGCCAACGAATCACTTGGATGAAAAAGCGCTGCAAGTTTTAATGGACCAGATTAAAAAATATGAAGGAACTGTCATTATCGTTTCTCATGATCGGTTTTTCTTAGACCAAATAACAAAAACGATCTGGTCAATTGAGGATAAACGGATCCGTGAATACAAAGGAAATTATTCGGACTTTGCACATCAGCGGAAGCAGGAAAGGCAGGCGCAAGCACGAGCGTATGAGAAGCAGCAGAAGAAAATTGCGCGGATGGAAGGGCAGATGAATGAGCTGACGAATTGGTCGCACAAAGCGCATGCGCAATCGACGAAGCAGGAGGGATATAAGGAGTATTACCGCGTGAAAGCGAAACGGATGGATGCGCAAGTGAAGTCGAAGCGAAAGCGATTGGAGAATGAGTTGGCAAAGGAATCGGTCGATCGACTGCAAGCGGATTATGAAGTTTCGTTTGCGTTTTCTGCGAATAATAAAGTTGGGAAGCGGTTCTTGCAGGTAACGAACGTGGCGAAGCGTTTTGGGGAGAGAGTCTTGTTTGAGAACCTAAACGAAACAGTAAAGTACGGAGAAAAGATCGGAATCGTTGGACCGAACGGAAGTGGGAAGACGACGCTCCTTCGAGGCATTCTTGGAAATGAGGAAATGGACGGAGACATCTGGATTTCTCCTGCAGCGAAAATTGGTTACATCTCGCAAGAAATTACAGATCTCCCACTGGATAAAACCCCTGCGGAATGGTTCTATCAAGAGAGTTATGAGAAAAAAGGGAAAGTACAAAACATGATGAAACACCTTGGATTCTCAGCGCGCCAGTGGGAAGAGCCGTTTGGCGAGATGAGCATGGGAGAGCGGATGAAGTGCAAGTTGATGGAGCATCTGCTGGACGAAAAAGATGTGCTCGTGCTGGATGAGCCAACGAACCACTTGGACCTCGAGTCGCGGGAGCAGTTGGAAGAAACGTTGGAGCAATACACGGGTACGCTTCTAATTGTCTCGCACGATCGCTACTTTATGGATAAAGTGACGACGGAAAAGTGGCTGCTGCAAGACGGGAGAATCGTGAAACAGTCGACGCTTGAGATTGCAAGTGTGGATGACGTGCAAGAGCGGAAGATGAGACTAGAAACGGAGAGGCAGGAAGTGCTAGGAAAGTTGAGTTTCGCCGCCCCAGGAAGTCAGGAATATCAAGCGTTGGATAAGCGATTTTCGGAGTTGATGGAAGAGTTGAAGGGTTTGAGTTTGTAG
- a CDS encoding GNAT family N-acetyltransferase — MQPFTHQTETERLIIRPLQKDDYTNWLTQFENRLPSQHQYDEGKMDMSICTEEWFHQLVDKYQKLAAEDKEYILDVFRKEDQAHIGTIDFSTIMRSDFQWARFGYTIHNQFWRQGYGKEAVKAALDLAFQKLNYHRIEAHINLDNEPSKHLAESVGMQYECTRKGFIYEDDVWTDHLVYYINSK; from the coding sequence ATGCAACCATTCACACACCAAACCGAAACAGAGAGACTAATCATCCGACCATTACAAAAAGACGACTACACCAACTGGCTAACCCAATTCGAAAACAGACTCCCATCCCAACACCAATACGACGAAGGCAAAATGGACATGAGTATCTGCACCGAAGAATGGTTTCATCAGCTGGTTGATAAATATCAAAAGCTAGCTGCCGAGGATAAGGAATATATCTTGGATGTCTTTCGAAAAGAAGACCAAGCGCACATTGGCACCATCGACTTTTCCACCATTATGCGCTCCGACTTTCAGTGGGCTAGGTTTGGCTATACCATCCATAATCAGTTTTGGAGACAAGGATACGGCAAAGAAGCGGTGAAAGCTGCGCTAGACTTAGCGTTCCAGAAGCTGAACTATCATCGAATCGAAGCGCACATAAACCTTGATAATGAACCTTCTAAGCATCTAGCCGAGAGTGTTGGGATGCAGTATGAGTGCACAAGGAAAGGATTTATATATGAGGATGATGTGTGGACGGATCATCTGGTCTATTATATAAACTCTAAGTAA